The Anaeromyxobacter diazotrophicus genome includes the window TGAAGCGGGCGGAGATCGAGAAGATCCGCGTGAACGTCGAGCAGCGCGGCTACACGCTCGTGCCGCTCTCGCTCTACTTCAAGCAGGGGTGGGCCAAGGTCGAGCTCGGGCTCGCCAAGGGCCGCAAGCACGAGGATCGCCGCAACGCCATCGCCGAGCGGGAGACGAAGCGGGAGATGGACCGGGCGATGTCGCGCAAGCGGAGGTGAGCGCGTCCGTCGTATCCCACGTCAGCCTACATCGGGCTTCGTCCTCCGGCGGCGGCCCGGGGCGTGCGCAGGGCCGCCCGCCCCCCGCCCGCGCGGAGCGTCTCGCCGCGCGCGCCGCTTTGCTACGCTGGTCCGCTCCGGGGGACGTCCATGTTCGACCGCGTGGTGCTGGCCAGCGACCTCGTTGACGCGACGGGCGCCGCGCTGGCGGGGGCGGGCGAGGTCGTCTCGGTCGCCTCCGTCCACGAGGCGGCGCGCGCCGCCCGCCCGCAGGCGCGCGTGCCGCTGGCGCGCAGCGCGGTGGCGAACGACCTCCACCTGCCGCTCGCCGAGCCGCCCTTCCGCCACCTCTTCCGCGGCGAGGAGGTCCGGTCGGCGGTGGCGCGGGTGGTGCTCTCGGCGCGGCTGCCGCCGGCGCTCTTCGAGGAGCTCGCCGCGCTGCGGGCGGCGGACCCCGGGCGCTACCGGCACGCCGTCGCGACCGCGGCCGTGACCGCGCGGCTGCTCATGGTGGCGGTGGGCGACGCGCCGGCGCTGCCGGACCTGGCCGCCGCCGGGCTGCTCCACGATCTCGGCATGCGGCACGTCCCGCCGGCGGTGGCGCGGGCCGCGGGCGCGCTCGACCGCGAGGGGACGCGGGCCCTCGC containing:
- a CDS encoding HD-GYP domain-containing protein; this encodes MFDRVVLASDLVDATGAALAGAGEVVSVASVHEAARAARPQARVPLARSAVANDLHLPLAEPPFRHLFRGEEVRSAVARVVLSARLPPALFEELAALRAADPGRYRHAVATAAVTARLLMVAVGDAPALPDLAAAGLLHDLGMRHVPPAVARAAGALDREGTRALAAHPLLGGLHLARHLGAHPAVEAALAHHWKSGAGYPALARSPSRSVEVVGVASAFVALTQPRPYRSCPFDARGAADVLIDEARARLADPSTVRLLVHALRGGSGESRGVRFGRQRVGQAPLVNRHTPIAPTAAAL